One Cryptomeria japonica chromosome 9, Sugi_1.0, whole genome shotgun sequence genomic window carries:
- the LOC131858212 gene encoding pathogenesis-related protein 1-like, whose product MVAGSFSIEIESPVEAKRLWKATVDTHNLLPKQAPGLISGITLVQGDGGVGTIRHVNFTPANKDFSYMKEKVDLVDEANLVYGYSLVEGGMLGEKVASVSHKIKYTPKPGGNGGCITTFTCNYDSLPGVPQDEAKIEEIKANNTGLFKQVEEYLIANPTLYC is encoded by the exons atggTGGCAGGAAGTTTCAGCATTGAAATAGAGTCTCCAGTGGAGGCAAAAAGGCTGTGGAAAGCAACTGTGGACACCCACAACTTATTGCCAAAGCAAGCACCAGGCCTCATATCGGGCATCACACTTGTTCAAGGTGATGGAGGAGTTGGTACCATTCGACACGTTAATTTCACTCCTG CCAACAAAGATTTTAGCTATATGAAAGAGAAAGTGGACTTAGTTGACGAGGCCAACCTGGTTTATGGTTACAGCCTTGTGGAAGGAGGAATGTTGGGGGAAAAGGTAGCGTCAGTAAGCCACAAGATTAAATACACCCCTAAACCAGGGGGTAATGGTGGATGCATTACCACATTTACCTGCAACTACGATAGCCTACCTGGTGTTCCCCAGGATGAAGCCAAAATTGAGGAGATCAAGGCCAACAACACTGGTTTGTTCAAGCAGGTGGAGGAATATCTTATCGCCAATCCCACTTTATACTGCTAA